CGCCCTTGCTGAGACATGGACATCAGAGTCTGGAAGCGCATCGACCAACATTTCCATGGCCCCCAAATTGGGCGGGTTCATCTCTGAAATCAAATAGGCGGCGCGGTAACGAATCACGGGGTCTTTCTGTTTGAGGTCGAATTTCAAATCCACCAAAGTTCGTCGACGGGGATCCAACTTTTCAAGAAGACTCACCAGCCGGGCTCTCGAAGAATATGGATCGATGTAACTTTCTTTTGATTTTAAAAGGTCAACCCCCAAGCGCGGCGCGGCGCTTTTGTTTAAGAGGCCCAACTCAAACAAAGCCTCGGCAGATTCCAAACGAAAGTCTATGTCTTGAGAATCGAACAACGTGAGAAGAACGGGCGTGGCCTCCTTGGCGGATTTTCCCATGAGCTTCAACGTCCGCACCGCCGCTAATTTGCCCTGAGGCGGATTCTCATTGATGAAAGCAACGAGAGCGGGCACCGCTTTACCCTCCAGTTTGCTTAAAACTTTGGCGGCGGCTTCAACAGCGGGGCCCTCTCCTTTTCTAAATACATCAATAAGGTTGGGAATCGGGGTTTCACCAAACCGGTAGAGGACCGCCAAGGCTTCTTCTCGTACTTTGGGGTCCGCATCGGTCATGGATCGAATGGCGAAAGTGATCACGTCCCCATTGGCTTCACCCAGTTGACGTAAACCGTACAGAGCGTAACGCCTCACCACCGGATTCGTATCGTTTTGGTATTGGGTTAAAGCTTGCACAGTTTCTGATTTAAGTTTGGGAGAAAGTTTGGGAAGTTTTGAGAGGGCCATGGTCCGCTCATCATCATTGATCGAAACCAACAGGGGAGCCAAGGGCCGCGAAGACAAATAAGTGTACACTCCTCCTACCACGACCAAGATGATCAACAAACCCCCTCTAACCAGCCATTTCCTATTCGACATCTTTACATCCTCCTTTTTTCTAAAACTCTGGTCAGAAACTCAGTTATATGGAGCGCCTCAATGGAGCTCCCTTGTTTTCTTAAACCCGACGACAACTGAATCAAACAAGACACACTGGAGGTAACCACAATTTTGCAACCGGACTCAACAATGTTTTTTATTTTCTCATCTAAAATCGACCGAGACAATTTTGGATGGGTCACACTAAAACTTCCGCCACCGCCGCAGCATTGATCAGAATCATGAATGGGAACAATCATAAGCCTCGGTATGGCCGAGAGGAGATCCCGTGGGGGTTGAGTTGATTTCAAACCATATTGAGCTTTACAAGGATCATGGTAGGCCACGGGGCCGCCAGTCCAACCGGCCAGTTTCAAATGATTCGTGAGGCCTTTCTCAATGAAAAATGAGGACAACCCGCGCACCCGTTGAGAAATGTCCTGCGCGCGCTTGAGCCATTCCAGATCATTTTGAAAAAGCGTGGGCCACTCTTTGAGTTGAGCGGCACAGGAGGTGTCATCAACCACGATGGATTCATAATGCCCTTTTTCAAATCGACCAACGTTTTCCTTGGCCATATGAAGCGCCTGAGACGTGAAGCCAGAACTCGAAGCTGGAAGTCCGCAACACAAAGCCTCAGGGATGACCACATCCACTTTAAGCAAATCGAATAATTTCAAAGTGGCCAAACCTATGTCAGGCAATAAATACTGACTTCCACAAACAGGCATATAGGCCACCCTGGTTCGCTGAAAAGGAGGCAAGGAGGGGGACTGCCGAGTGGGATCTCCTTTTGGAACGAACCGCTTATTGGCGGAAGAATACTCCAGCAAAAATTTAAGTGACACATGATCCATCAACGCATCAGCGGCTTCTGCGGAGGGAAAATACCGACCCAAAAGACCCGATTTTCTCAATAAAAAGGGAAGGCCCAACTTTTTCAAGAAAAAGAAAAACTTAAGAACCCATTTAAGTCGCTGTGGGAAACAAAGGATTTTTTCAATGAAAAATTTTATTCCCCAAGGTGCGCCACCCTCTTTGTTGAGATAATGACGGGCCGTCATCATCAATTGGGCGGTGGGGACTTCCGAAAAACAAACCGAGGTGCATTCCCCACACAACAGACAGGTATCAATGCTTGATTTTGCGGCAGCGGAATTTTGTACTTTTCCCTCCAGCAAAGCTCGAAACAGTTGGTTTCGGCCTCGGGGACTCAAGGCTTCGTTACCTGTGGTTTTGTAGGTCGGGCAATAAGACGTGCAAAAACCGCAACGGTTGCATGCCGCCGCTAACTCTTCATACTTTTTGAGGATCGATACCGACTCTTTTGTCTCCATGTCCTCTACATCCAGAACTTGTCTTCAAGCGATTTGAGATCAGCCTCATCCGATGTATTTTTCTTGTGTTGATCCCTGGGTTTGGACGCCAACGCCAATTCTTTTTCAGTCACCTGCGACATGCGCATGCCGAAAAGACTGTTGGGGTCAAAGGCCTTTTTAATGGTTCGGTGAATTTCCCTAAAAATAAAGGGTTGAGGGTTTTCCTCAAATTTTTGCGAAGGCGCAGGCATGGGAAACAATCTCAAAGTCACATCCACAATAATGCCAAGCGTTCCCCACGAGCCCAACAACAATTTCGCGACGTCATAACCGGCCACATTCTTCATGGTTTTGGCCCCAAACTTCACCAACTCACCTGTTGGAAGTAGGACCCGCATTCCCAAAATCTGATCCCGCAAGGCGGGAAAAAGGCTCGAGCGGGTCGCGAGAATGCCACCCACGGTTCCATGTCCACTCATCCACAAGAATCGATTTTCTTTTTCGATGATTTCTTTCACAGCCGTCAAAACCGCGCCAGCTTGAACGGTCAACGTGAAATTGGATTGATCGAAATCCACAATGGCCGACAAATTTTTCATGCTGAGTTGTATTCGTTCAGGCAAATTAAATTTGGATTGCGTCCCTTCCACGCCAAAATTTTGTTTTCGATGAGAAAATTCTGTGACTTTCTCAACCAATTCTTTTTCGCTATTGAGACTCACAGCTTTTTCAGGCAAAGCGCTCACTTCATCTTTTGAAGCGGACTTATCTCCAGCGGTTGTCGATTTGCTGACCAAAGGAATCAATTTATCAGGATTACACAGATTTTCAGGATCAAAGGCATTTTTCAATCGACGAAAAAGTAACAGAGTCTCTCGTGAAAACAGCCATTTCATGGCCTCTCGCTTATCAGTGCCGATTCCATGCTCGCCAGAAATGGTCCCTCCCAAATCAACACAGACCTTGAGCATTTTCTGGCCCGCCTCTTTGACAATTTTCGTGTGTTCCTTGTTGCGCTCATCGAAAATAATTTGCGGATGAAGATTGCCATCTCCCGCATGAAACAAGAGAGCCACGCGAAGACCCGCCTCTTCCGCGATCCTTTTTATTTGCCTGAGCGCCTCAGGAAGTTGAGTCCGAGGAACAGCCCCATCCTCGACCAAAACATTGGGCGCCAAGCGGGCCATGGCCGGGTAAGCACCTCGTCGGCCTTCCCACAATTTGGCTCTCTCCTCCTCGCTTTTGGCAAACTTGAATTCCAATCGGTTTTTTTTCCGACACACCTGATCGATTTTTTCCATTTGCAGGTCCAATTCTTGGGGCGTTTCCCCATCCACTTCAATGAGGAGAACCGCTTCCGCGCCGAGCGGATACCCCGCGTGGGCAAAAGCTTCCACCGCGGCGATGGTGGTTTTATCCATTGCCTCGAGAGTAGCCGGCAGAAGTCCGCTCGCGATGATATCGGTCACAGACTCAATGGCCTCTTCAATCGAGCCAAAGCTAACCAACATGGTGCGAATGACTTTGGGTTGAGGGAGAAGTTTTAAACGAATGCGCGTGGCGATTCCCAACGTCCCCTCCGAACCCACCAAAAAACCCAAAATGTCATACCCCGGGTCGTCCAACTTAAAATGCATGCGTTCCCCACTGGGGAAAACCCAATCCAACCCAGCCACAAAGTTAGAAGTGACCCCATATTTCAAACAGTGCGGACCTCCCGCATTCGTGGCCACATTGCCCCCAATTGTGCACGCCTTTTGGCTTCCAGGATCAGGCGGGTAAAAAAGACCGTCGGGAGAAACTCTTTGTTGGAGTTGCAGATTGATCACACCTGGCTCCACTAGAATTTCACGTTTTTCTTTTTCAAATTTTATGACTCGGTTGAGTTTCGCAAGCCCAATAACAACCCCTCCTTGCAGGGCCACTGGCCCCCCACACAAACTGGTGGCGGCGCCGCGTGCCACAAACGGTTTTTTATTTTTGAAGAGGACCCCCACCACAAGCGCTACTTGATCGGAGGTTTCAGGAAGGACCACTGCGGAGGGGATAGCACGATCCAAAGCGGAATCAAAAGAATACAGGAACAAGTCAGACGGGCTGGTTAAAACATTTTTTTCTCCGACAATTTGTTTGAGCTGATCAATGATCTGACTATTTAGAACAGGAGCGGAGAGGGACATGTTGGTCGGAATTATAACCGGAAAATGACGCCAAAACTCAAGAATTACCCACCCCTAACCCAACCTCGAAGGAGGTGGGTTAAGGGTGGGAACATATTCAATTTTTATTTATTGGAGTACTTGGTTTTCCCTTCGATGACGGCTTGTGCGCCAGCCAAACGGGCAATGGGAACACGGAATGGACTCGCCGATACATAGGAAAAGCCTGATCGGTAACAGAATTTCACGGATTCCGAATCTCCCCCATGCTCGCCGCAGATGCCCACTTTCAGATCTTTTTTCACTTTACGCGCGCTGGTGATCGCATGATTGATGAGTTTTCCAACTCCTGTTTGATCCAAGGTTTGGAACGGATCTTCTTTGAATATTTTTTTGTCCATATAAACCTTAATGAATTTTCCAGCGTCATCTCGAGAGAAACCGAGGGTCATTTGCGTTAAGTCATTGGTTCCAAACGAGAAGAAATCCGCGCTTTGAGCGATTTCATCGGCCACCATGGCAGCCCGAGGAACCTCGATCATGGTCCCAACCGTATAGGCCACTTTGACTCCCAATTCCTTCATGACTTCATGAGCCACACGATCGATAATCGCGCGTTGGTCTTTGAGTTCGTTTGAAAAACCCACGAGGGGCACCATAATTTCCGGGGAACATTTCACTTTTTCCTTGGCCAACTCGCACGCCGCGGTGATGATCGCTTTGGCCTGCATTTCGGTAATTTCCGGATAGGTAATACCCAACCGGCAACCCCGATGACCCAACATCGGGTTAAACTCATGGAGTTCTCCCGCCTTCTGCCAGATTTTTTCCTTGGGGATTCCGATTTTGTGAGAAAGTGCTTCGGAATCCGCTTCAGTTTTTGGCAAGAACTCATGAAGAGGTGGATCGATGAGCCGAATGGTCACAGGTTGACCCTTCATTTCTTTAAAAAGTCCTTTGAAGTCTTCTTTTTGGAAATGAAACAATTTTTCAAGCGCAGTCCGACGAGCTTCCAACGTATCGGCCACAATCATTTCCTGCATAATGGGAAGTCTTTCTTCCGCAAAGAACATATGTTCCGTTCGGCACAACCCAATTCCTTGGGCGCCAAAACGCATGGCTTGAATGGCATCGCGTGGAATATCCGCATTGGCTCGAACTTTGATGCTTCGAATCGCATCGGCCCATTTCATGAACTCGGCAAATTCATCTGACAATTGAGCTTCTTTGGTTTCCACCTTTCCGTCAATGACCCGGCCGGTAGAACCGTCAATGGTCAACCAATCGTTCTCGCGAATGGTGGTTCCATTGATGTTGAATTGTTTGGCTTCTTCGTCCACGCGAATGGTTTCACATCCCGAAACGCAGGGTTTGCCCATCCCACGCGCAACAACGGCCGCATGTGAAGTCATTCCACCCCGGGCAGTTAAAATGCCGCGAGCCGCATCCATTCCATGAATATCATCCGGATTGGTTTCCGTTCGAACAAGAATAATAGGTTCCGATCCGCCACGCTCGGCAGCCGCATCGGCGGTAAAGACAACTTTTCCTGTGGCAGCTCCCGGAGAGGCTGGAAGTCCTGAGGTCAGCACTTTAATTTTGGCTGAGGGATCAATAACCGGATGAAGCAGTTGGTTGATTTGGTCCGGTTCCACCCGCATGAGTGCTTCTTCCTTCGAGATGAGTTTCTCTTTCACCATGGCGACTGCAATTTTCACAGCGGCTTGCGCGGTCCGCTTACCGTTTCTCGTTTGAAGCATGTAAAGTTTCCCTTTCTCAAAGGTAAACTCGAAGTCTTGAACATCACGGTAATGTTTTTCCAACTTGGCAGTGATGCTGCGGAGTTCCGCATACACCTTGGGCATATCGTTCTCAAGTTCGCGAATGGGTTTTGGGGTGCGAATGCCAGCCACCACGTCTTCACCCTGGGCGTTGGTCAAATATTCGCCATAGAATTCTTTGACGCCTGTGGAGGGATTTCTCGTAAATCCAACACCTGTGCCGGAGTCGTTGCCCATATTTCCAAACACCATGGATTGCACGTTCACGGCCGTTCCCAAATCGTCAGAGATCTTATTGAGTTTTCGGTAGGTGATGGCGCGTTCATTCATCCATGAACGGAAAACGGCGTTACGGGCCCCAACCAATTGCTCCCATGGGTCCTGAGGAAATTCTTTCCCTGTCCCTTGATGGAACAACGCTTTGAAACGAGATACGGCTTCTTTCAAATCGTCTGTGGTGAGTTCGGTATCGAGCTGGACCCCTTTCGCCCGTTTAATCGACTGCAGTTCATGTTCACACTTTTCTTTGGGAACTTCAAAAACAACGTCGCCAAACATCATGATGAAACGACGATAGGCGTCCCACGCAAAACGGGGATTTCCTGTTCCCGCCGCCAAACCTTCCACCGCTTCGTCATTGAGACCCAAGTTGAGAATGGTGTCCATCATTCCTGGCATCGAAAATTTCGCGCCGGACCGAACTGACACGAGCAAGGGGTTTTTATTGTCACCAAATTGTTTCCCGGCCGTTTTTTCCAGTTTGGCCATGGCTTCTTTCATTTGACCGTCGAAATCCTTGGGAAGTTTTCTGCCGTTCGCATAGTAATAACGGCACACGTCCGTTGTGATGGTAAATCCCGGAGGAACGGGCACGCCCGAGGAGGACATTTCCGCCAGTCCCGCTCCTTTACCTCCGAGTAAATCTTTCATTTTTCCGTTGCCATCGGCTTTGCCACCGCCGAATGAATATATGTACTTCACTTTCTTTGCCATAACTTTTTAGTCTCCTTAACCATTACCTCAGTAACAATTTAAATTCTCTACACACCTATAACTTGAGTCGTTTTCGCCCCAACAGGCTCCTTGGCCGGGAGGGAAACATGCCTCAAATAAATGCGGAACCGCACACCCTTATGAGATTAGGGAAGAACCTCTTTACTTCTTGGGTTGATCGGCCTTGGCCTTCTCGGTGAGTTCCTTCAGCTGTTCTTCAAGCTTATCACTGGCTTCTCCCAAATCATCAGTCGCCGCGCCAAATTCTCCCGCGCCAAATTCTCCAAATTCACCAGGGTTCGTTCCAAGCTGACGTTGAGCGGCCATTCGGGCAACAAGACCCAATGAAAACAAGAAAGCGAAGAGGACACCACAAGTCACCCACGTTCTAACCGGCGGCGTATCGCGAATAATAATAATGCCGCGAATCATGACCACCGTCCCCCAAATAAAGATCAGAATGCCCAGCCATTGCCCAACTTTGGGGATGGGAGATAAAAGTGACGACGCGGGAGAAAAGGCCGACACAAGAGCCCACAGACGATAGGAGGTTTTATACTGAGGAACCGTTCCCCTGAGAATTCCGTCAACCAAAGCCCAGATAAAAAATGCGCTGATAAAACTACTGATAAATAAAACCAAGGGAACCATCGGAGCGGCCAACCACGCGGCGGCTTTAGAAGCTCCGGCCAAGGCTGGGTTGGGAAGGAACATGCCGAAAACAGATGTAATAATTCCACTTAAAAGGCCCATAACAACAACAAAAATCATGGAGGAACCAATGGAGGCGTTCTCCCCTTCTTGCTTCACCGACTCCATCGTTTGCCACGGATGCAACCAGACCGCCACAAACTTACTGATGATGCTGTTCATATATTTCTCCTCATAGGTTTAAGATTTTCTCTCTAAGAATGTGTGAATACCACATTCT
Above is a window of Elusimicrobiota bacterium DNA encoding:
- the ppdK gene encoding Pyruvate, phosphate dikinase, whose translation is MAKKVKYIYSFGGGKADGNGKMKDLLGGKGAGLAEMSSSGVPVPPGFTITTDVCRYYYANGRKLPKDFDGQMKEAMAKLEKTAGKQFGDNKNPLLVSVRSGAKFSMPGMMDTILNLGLNDEAVEGLAAGTGNPRFAWDAYRRFIMMFGDVVFEVPKEKCEHELQSIKRAKGVQLDTELTTDDLKEAVSRFKALFHQGTGKEFPQDPWEQLVGARNAVFRSWMNERAITYRKLNKISDDLGTAVNVQSMVFGNMGNDSGTGVGFTRNPSTGVKEFYGEYLTNAQGEDVVAGIRTPKPIRELENDMPKVYAELRSITAKLEKHYRDVQDFEFTFEKGKLYMLQTRNGKRTAQAAVKIAVAMVKEKLISKEEALMRVEPDQINQLLHPVIDPSAKIKVLTSGLPASPGAATGKVVFTADAAAERGGSEPIILVRTETNPDDIHGMDAARGILTARGGMTSHAAVVARGMGKPCVSGCETIRVDEEAKQFNINGTTIRENDWLTIDGSTGRVIDGKVETKEAQLSDEFAEFMKWADAIRSIKVRANADIPRDAIQAMRFGAQGIGLCRTEHMFFAEERLPIMQEMIVADTLEARRTALEKLFHFQKEDFKGLFKEMKGQPVTIRLIDPPLHEFLPKTEADSEALSHKIGIPKEKIWQKAGELHEFNPMLGHRGCRLGITYPEITEMQAKAIITAACELAKEKVKCSPEIMVPLVGFSNELKDQRAIIDRVAHEVMKELGVKVAYTVGTMIEVPRAAMVADEIAQSADFFSFGTNDLTQMTLGFSRDDAGKFIKVYMDKKIFKEDPFQTLDQTGVGKLINHAITSARKVKKDLKVGICGEHGGDSESVKFCYRSGFSYVSASPFRVPIARLAGAQAVIEGKTKYSNK
- the lutA gene encoding Lactate utilization protein A — protein: METKESVSILKKYEELAAACNRCGFCTSYCPTYKTTGNEALSPRGRNQLFRALLEGKVQNSAAAKSSIDTCLLCGECTSVCFSEVPTAQLMMTARHYLNKEGGAPWGIKFFIEKILCFPQRLKWVLKFFFFLKKLGLPFLLRKSGLLGRYFPSAEAADALMDHVSLKFLLEYSSANKRFVPKGDPTRQSPSLPPFQRTRVAYMPVCGSQYLLPDIGLATLKLFDLLKVDVVIPEALCCGLPASSSGFTSQALHMAKENVGRFEKGHYESIVVDDTSCAAQLKEWPTLFQNDLEWLKRAQDISQRVRGLSSFFIEKGLTNHLKLAGWTGGPVAYHDPCKAQYGLKSTQPPRDLLSAIPRLMIVPIHDSDQCCGGGGSFSVTHPKLSRSILDEKIKNIVESGCKIVVTSSVSCLIQLSSGLRKQGSSIEALHITEFLTRVLEKRRM